From Bifidobacterium sp. ESL0790, one genomic window encodes:
- a CDS encoding HAD-IC family P-type ATPase yields MRVLRKIAGLCRQVPMLPITIVAALPVALLWNFRPWDAPDMWHKFGGDGAMWPLNPSVGQIIVVVLVAYSIWDSLKSMTAAIEAGHVGIDVLALLALISTLGVQEYWASWAVVLMIWSGEAIEQFAQDKAEGNLSALVAAAPQVAHVSDVQGGSRGATLDWAPQRDAEGFRATISADSPDAGGDVARLQASQSAIAAEDCTCVLAPVAKDGAMGEKASNRSKSVESKQSERSNHQSVESQQLLGLGQTIDSAESSESGQPATSAQYMRMTQSRVLAQPVQSAESLESRESQGTTQFESSVEFAELSQSAKPSRSTRSAQSDQSIKTTEPNESINESAGPQPTPDQKAHFHTVPVDQVALGDVLVVLPGETVPVDGELLSGSATLDLSAINGEPLPRTVFAGARVMSGAVNGATVMTVRATQLAVDSQYQQTMQLVDSARSSRAPVVKTADALAVPFTIISMLIAGVAWVCSGSPLRFAQVLVLATPCPLLIAAPVAYMAGTGRLAKAGILVKTQEVLENLGKASHVFFDKTGTLTVTKPQVVRVDVPPEAHRRLADGLAREVRPDGSRSPASHQRVEDVVLEMAAVVETYSVHILAQGIVAAGAAASAQLHGKTDFPVVRDVEEDAGNGVAGVIDGHLVRVGRLGFVQGYEQCFVTDKDKTVAKDGGLVTNISDHIIDGHSSQPERRDARSETAANNADAVSPSDSVGSSSSEISAPVVANLATEPGVKPQNVAASDPSAISQGVTNDSPADLFPSTLFPERAADEMVAYVSIDELLAARIVLRDVPRADSSESLRRLRSMGVDKVTMLTGDARNSAEVIAREVGIEDVRAELLPQDKVAAVKDAARETPYHTPAAAVWFMRLLTGAKPRPISVMVGDGVNDAPVLAAADIGIAMTDGTSTAASQTAQVVIMNDDIADVPTAIAIARQTKRTMLQAVVTGLALAIVCMVAAAFDLIPVVVGAFMQEGIDVVSILWALTALRERKSQ; encoded by the coding sequence ATGCGGGTTCTTCGCAAAATTGCCGGGCTCTGCCGTCAGGTTCCCATGCTTCCCATCACCATCGTGGCCGCGCTGCCAGTCGCGCTGCTGTGGAATTTTCGGCCGTGGGACGCGCCGGATATGTGGCACAAATTTGGCGGAGACGGGGCTATGTGGCCGCTGAATCCCTCAGTTGGCCAGATTATTGTGGTCGTACTGGTCGCGTATTCGATATGGGATTCGCTCAAAAGCATGACCGCCGCGATCGAGGCCGGGCACGTGGGCATCGACGTGCTGGCGCTGCTTGCGCTCATCTCGACGCTGGGCGTGCAGGAATATTGGGCCAGCTGGGCCGTCGTGCTTATGATCTGGTCGGGCGAGGCCATCGAGCAGTTCGCGCAGGACAAGGCCGAAGGGAACCTGAGCGCGTTGGTCGCCGCCGCCCCGCAGGTCGCGCACGTTTCTGATGTGCAAGGTGGGTCGCGTGGGGCAACGCTGGATTGGGCGCCGCAACGTGACGCCGAGGGTTTCCGCGCCACGATATCGGCGGATTCGCCGGATGCCGGGGGTGATGTGGCCCGTTTGCAGGCCAGCCAATCGGCGATCGCCGCGGAGGACTGCACCTGTGTGCTGGCTCCGGTCGCCAAGGATGGCGCGATGGGTGAGAAGGCTTCAAATCGTTCAAAGTCTGTGGAATCAAAACAATCTGAGCGTTCGAATCATCAATCAGTTGAATCGCAACAACTGCTGGGGTTGGGGCAGACAATAGATTCTGCGGAATCGTCTGAATCGGGACAGCCGGCAACATCGGCGCAATACATGCGAATGACGCAATCTCGAGTGCTGGCGCAACCTGTACAATCGGCCGAATCGCTGGAATCACGGGAATCGCAGGGAACAACACAGTTTGAATCGTCGGTTGAATTTGCTGAACTCTCTCAGTCCGCAAAACCAAGTCGATCAACTCGGTCAGCCCAGTCGGATCAATCAATAAAGACAACTGAACCGAACGAATCGATAAACGAATCTGCGGGTCCCCAGCCAACACCCGACCAGAAGGCGCATTTCCATACGGTTCCCGTTGATCAGGTCGCGCTCGGTGACGTGCTGGTGGTGCTGCCGGGCGAGACGGTGCCGGTCGATGGCGAGCTGCTGAGCGGATCGGCCACGCTCGACCTGAGCGCGATCAACGGCGAGCCCTTGCCGCGCACGGTGTTCGCCGGCGCGCGGGTGATGTCGGGGGCGGTGAACGGGGCCACGGTGATGACGGTTCGAGCTACGCAGCTCGCCGTCGATTCGCAATATCAGCAGACCATGCAACTGGTCGATTCCGCCCGCTCCTCGCGCGCCCCCGTGGTCAAGACGGCCGACGCGCTCGCGGTGCCGTTCACCATCATCTCGATGCTCATCGCGGGCGTCGCCTGGGTGTGCTCCGGTTCGCCGCTGCGGTTCGCGCAGGTGCTCGTGCTGGCCACGCCCTGCCCGCTGCTCATCGCCGCCCCGGTGGCCTATATGGCGGGAACCGGGCGGCTGGCGAAGGCCGGAATCCTTGTCAAGACGCAGGAGGTGCTCGAGAATCTGGGCAAGGCCTCGCACGTCTTCTTCGACAAAACCGGCACGCTGACGGTCACTAAGCCGCAGGTCGTGCGTGTGGACGTCCCACCCGAAGCCCACCGGCGTTTGGCGGATGGCCTGGCGCGTGAGGTGAGGCCTGACGGGAGCCGTTCTCCTGCCTCGCATCAGCGGGTCGAGGATGTGGTGCTTGAGATGGCGGCCGTCGTCGAGACCTATTCGGTGCACATCCTCGCGCAGGGAATCGTGGCCGCTGGGGCCGCCGCCTCGGCGCAGCTGCATGGGAAAACCGATTTTCCTGTCGTTCGGGATGTGGAGGAGGACGCTGGGAATGGCGTCGCTGGAGTGATTGACGGACATCTTGTGCGCGTTGGTCGGCTGGGGTTCGTGCAGGGGTATGAGCAATGTTTTGTGACAGATAAAGATAAAACCGTCGCAAAAGATGGCGGTTTGGTTACGAATATTTCAGACCATATTATTGATGGTCACAGCAGCCAGCCTGAGCGTCGTGACGCGCGAAGCGAAACCGCCGCGAACAATGCCGATGCCGTATCGCCGTCTGACTCCGTGGGGTCGTCCAGTTCCGAGATATCAGCTCCTGTCGTTGCAAACTTGGCTACTGAACCAGGCGTCAAACCCCAGAACGTTGCCGCTTCCGACCCAAGCGCCATCTCGCAAGGCGTCACCAATGATTCCCCGGCCGATCTGTTCCCCTCCACCTTGTTCCCCGAGCGCGCGGCGGACGAGATGGTGGCGTATGTGTCGATTGACGAGCTGCTCGCCGCCCGCATCGTGCTGCGCGACGTGCCCCGCGCCGACTCGAGCGAATCGTTGCGCCGCCTGCGTTCCATGGGCGTCGACAAAGTGACGATGCTGACCGGCGACGCGCGCAATTCCGCCGAGGTCATCGCCCGCGAAGTGGGCATCGAGGACGTGCGGGCCGAACTCCTGCCGCAAGACAAGGTCGCGGCGGTGAAGGATGCCGCACGTGAGACGCCATACCACACACCGGCTGCGGCGGTGTGGTTCATGCGTCTGCTTACCGGCGCGAAGCCCCGTCCGATCTCGGTGATGGTGGGTGACGGCGTCAACGACGCGCCCGTGCTGGCCGCAGCCGACATCGGCATCGCGATGACGGACGGCACCTCCACCGCCGCCTCGCAGACCGCCCAGGTGGTCATCATGAACGACGATATCGCCGACGTTCCCACGGCCATCGCCATCGCCCGCCAGACCAAGCGCACCATGCTCCAGGCCGTCGTCACCGGGCTGGCGCTCGCGATCGTGTGCATGGTCGCGGCCGCGTTCGACCTCATCCCGGTGGTCGTGGGCGCGTTCATGCAGGAGGGCATCGACGTGGTCTCGATTCTCTGGGCGCTCACGGCTCTGCGGGAGCGCAAGAGCCAGTAG
- the fbaA gene encoding class II fructose-bisphosphate aldolase has product MTIATPERYAQMLDAARRGGYAYPAINVTSTQTLNAALQGFAEADSDGIIQVSVGGASYFSGRRVNDRVVGSLAFAAFAHEVASRYPHISIALHTDHCAKQYLDSWVIPLLVREAEQVAHGEEPAFQSHMWDGSTVPLDENLDIASKLLERSAAAHTVLEIEIGAVGGEEDGHRAGIDAKLYSTPADGLEVARRLGLGERGPYMAAFTFGNVHGAYKPGVVKLRPELLGEIQHEVADAVKDGLLESGSRDGNTAISDNNGHLPNTPDPADFPENKPFALVFHGGSGSSREDIAKAVSYGVVKMNIDTDTQYAFTRAIAGHMFRHYDSVLKVDGEVGEKKFYDPRSWGREGEDAMAKRVVEACVELGSAGKALK; this is encoded by the coding sequence ATGACTATTGCGACTCCGGAACGTTATGCGCAGATGTTGGATGCGGCGAGGCGGGGCGGCTATGCCTATCCCGCGATCAACGTGACGAGCACGCAGACGCTCAACGCCGCGCTGCAGGGCTTCGCGGAGGCCGATTCCGACGGCATCATCCAGGTGTCGGTCGGCGGCGCCTCGTATTTCTCCGGCAGGCGCGTCAACGACCGTGTGGTCGGCTCGCTGGCCTTCGCCGCGTTCGCGCACGAGGTCGCGTCGCGGTATCCGCATATTTCCATCGCGCTGCATACCGACCATTGTGCTAAGCAGTACCTCGACAGCTGGGTGATTCCGCTGCTTGTGCGTGAGGCCGAGCAGGTGGCGCACGGCGAGGAGCCGGCGTTCCAGTCGCATATGTGGGACGGTTCCACGGTGCCGCTCGACGAGAATCTGGACATTGCCTCGAAGCTGCTCGAGCGTTCAGCCGCGGCGCATACCGTCCTCGAGATTGAGATTGGTGCAGTCGGCGGCGAGGAGGACGGCCATCGTGCCGGCATCGACGCCAAGCTTTATTCCACGCCGGCCGATGGGCTTGAGGTCGCGCGTCGGCTCGGTTTGGGGGAGCGCGGCCCCTATATGGCCGCTTTCACCTTCGGCAATGTGCACGGGGCCTACAAGCCCGGCGTGGTGAAGCTGCGCCCGGAGCTGCTGGGGGAAATCCAGCACGAAGTCGCCGACGCGGTGAAAGACGGGCTGCTTGAGAGCGGTAGTCGTGATGGCAACACTGCAATCAGTGACAATAATGGCCACCTGCCCAATACTCCCGACCCCGCTGATTTCCCCGAAAACAAGCCATTCGCGCTGGTCTTCCACGGAGGCTCCGGTTCGTCGCGAGAGGACATCGCGAAGGCCGTGAGCTACGGCGTGGTGAAGATGAACATCGACACCGACACCCAATACGCCTTCACCCGCGCCATCGCCGGCCACATGTTCCGCCACTACGATTCCGTGCTCAAGGTCGACGGCGAGGTGGGCGAGAAGAAGTTCTACGACCCGCGCTCATGGGGCCGCGAGGGCGAGGACGCGATGGCCAAGCGCGTCGTGGAGGCCTGCGTCGAGCTCGGTTCCGCCGGCAAGGCGCTTAAATAG
- a CDS encoding adenylosuccinate synthase has translation MPGIVLIGAQWGDEGKGKATDLIGTKVDYVARFNGGNNAGHTVVVGDETYALHLLPSGVVNPHVTPVIGNGVVVDPEVLFEEIDGLESRGVDCSRLKVSESAQVIAPYHRVIDKVTERFLGKHKIGTTGRGIGPAYADKINRVGIRVHDLFDAERLRDKVEASLHQKNQMLVKLYNRRPIDVDETTDELLKLGERLKPYVTNTSLLLNNALAEGKTVLFEGGQATMLDVDHGTYPFVTSSNPTAGGACTGTGVGPTKIDRVIGVAKAYVTRVGEGPFPTELNDDSGEWLRTQGHEFGVTTGRPRRCGWFDAVVTRYATQVNGLTDIVLTKLDVLTGLNEIPICVAYDVDNGDGTHTRYDDMPIDQEAFAKATPVYETMPGWTEDISKVHKFEDLPANTQAYVKRLEEISNCRISAIGTGPQRDHIIEVRSLVD, from the coding sequence ATGCCCGGAATTGTTCTGATTGGTGCCCAGTGGGGAGACGAAGGCAAAGGCAAGGCGACCGACCTCATCGGCACGAAAGTCGATTATGTCGCGCGCTTCAACGGCGGCAACAACGCGGGCCACACGGTGGTGGTCGGCGACGAGACCTACGCGCTGCACCTGCTGCCCAGCGGCGTCGTGAACCCTCACGTCACGCCAGTCATCGGCAACGGCGTTGTCGTCGATCCCGAAGTTCTTTTCGAGGAGATTGACGGCTTGGAATCCCGTGGTGTGGATTGCTCGCGCCTGAAAGTCAGCGAGTCGGCCCAGGTTATCGCGCCGTATCATCGCGTCATCGACAAGGTGACCGAGCGCTTCCTCGGCAAGCACAAGATCGGCACCACCGGCCGCGGCATCGGCCCGGCCTACGCTGACAAGATCAACCGCGTCGGCATTCGCGTGCACGACCTCTTCGACGCCGAGCGCCTGCGCGATAAGGTCGAGGCGAGCCTGCACCAGAAGAACCAGATGCTCGTCAAGCTCTATAACCGCCGTCCGATTGACGTCGACGAGACCACCGACGAGCTGCTGAAGCTCGGTGAGCGCCTCAAGCCTTACGTCACCAACACTTCGCTGTTGCTCAACAACGCGCTCGCCGAAGGCAAGACCGTGCTCTTCGAGGGCGGCCAGGCCACGATGCTCGACGTCGACCACGGCACTTATCCGTTCGTCACCTCCTCCAACCCGACCGCCGGCGGCGCCTGCACCGGCACGGGCGTCGGCCCCACCAAGATCGACCGCGTCATCGGCGTGGCCAAGGCCTACGTCACCCGCGTGGGCGAGGGCCCGTTCCCGACCGAGCTCAACGATGATTCCGGCGAATGGCTGCGCACGCAGGGCCACGAGTTCGGCGTGACCACCGGCCGTCCGCGTCGTTGTGGTTGGTTCGATGCCGTCGTTACCCGTTACGCCACGCAGGTCAACGGCTTGACCGACATCGTGCTCACCAAGCTCGACGTGCTGACCGGCCTCAACGAGATTCCGATCTGCGTCGCCTACGACGTTGACAACGGCGACGGCACCCACACCCGCTACGACGACATGCCCATCGACCAGGAGGCGTTCGCCAAGGCCACCCCGGTCTACGAGACCATGCCCGGTTGGACCGAGGACATCTCGAAGGTTCACAAGTTCGAGGACCTGCCGGCCAACACCCAGGCCTACGTCAAGCGTCTCGAGGAGATCTCCAACTGCCGCATCTCCGCCATCGGCACCGGCCCGCAGCGCGACCACATCATCGAGGTTCGCTCGCTCGTCGACTGA
- a CDS encoding BspA family leucine-rich repeat surface protein: MDRSTVRWQITSDCVLHLSGGLSPNIPNSGDYVPWREKKDDIVGIKVEGNLTLFKSNIALNPVFADMVSLKSFDTTGGQLHLAGAAAGGLFESDDALETINGITSWDTSKATGMASMFYFCTKLISLDLSGFNTANVEDMTNMFDGASELTSITFSSNFTTGKVTSMDSMFNGCSELTSLDLSPFDTRSVKSMAGMFNDCATITSLDLSGFNTANVTNMSTMFQSCHRLSSVKLSSFNTAKVTTMRGMFSDCPSLASWTAPSDFTTPLVTDMSSMFDGCTNLTTLDISNFDTSKAMSSMTNLLPNGLRKLKLGASTKLASNAFADVDSTINWEEMSSLDNSATHIGTVGNLTALQTRAASSNPAGSYWDSRFMPSGVQLAINANGGVTNFTPVSYDTTTAAATITVPQGNVLTANMSQYVFTGWNSCASPVSSASCKPYQPGDTITVAQGDSNPVRTLTLYAQWAKVPWPVIDNNTPRVHAPLGASPTADITVTNTPTKPNPFVSNAMASSVTTITTPLGFHATENGIGTFTESGVPIAQVQPVMGRSYTINVLTTMTDPLTGNTVTARPISKNGMMPYYNITFDANGGTGAPADMSGFADVDNHYRTTAPIPADVIPAKGEHDMFAGWSTSPTATQPDYAYNPGTYAPTFWQYDSSHQSAKTQTLYAVWHEAKAPVISEVHRDPTSHHVIATGTAQPWNAIGSPTVTGHANTGLQVNMATLASDGTLSIAGIASGIKTSVGGHVVTIRIRACSANIPGQNGTAPPAKIGWSNDNNDIPAGCTQVFGVPSSFIQVPMYPLWLGGLNNEWSASLNVTGKPYIWVYAQTQDGPIDGPLMVTPINQGSDNSVKTCVKAAGAAVGNYVCGTATMDNTADYDGTTTHSWSLDLPESTAFNSATGYDVSSHLYIDDTWRNNASGGGGGGGGSSPLSIISPEAFLGGGSPPTSALPFTGGLSRRIALALLAVAVAATVILAAFVVFRRRILRGHGRHARSTR; this comes from the coding sequence GGACCGCAGCACCGTTCGATGGCAAATCACCAGCGATTGCGTGCTGCACCTCAGCGGCGGCCTCAGCCCCAACATCCCCAACAGCGGGGACTACGTCCCTTGGCGTGAAAAGAAAGACGACATCGTCGGCATCAAGGTCGAAGGCAACCTCACGCTGTTCAAAAGCAACATCGCGCTGAACCCCGTGTTCGCCGACATGGTCAGCCTCAAGAGCTTCGACACCACCGGCGGCCAGCTGCACCTGGCGGGAGCGGCGGCGGGCGGCCTCTTCGAAAGCGACGACGCGCTCGAGACCATCAACGGGATCACCAGCTGGGACACGAGCAAGGCCACCGGCATGGCCAGCATGTTCTACTTCTGCACGAAGCTCATCTCCCTCGACCTCTCAGGCTTCAACACGGCCAACGTCGAAGACATGACCAACATGTTCGACGGTGCCAGCGAACTCACCTCAATCACCTTCTCCAGCAACTTCACCACCGGCAAGGTGACCAGCATGGACAGCATGTTCAACGGATGCTCCGAGCTCACGTCACTCGATCTCTCGCCATTCGACACCCGCAGCGTCAAGAGCATGGCCGGCATGTTCAACGACTGCGCCACGATCACCTCGCTCGACCTCTCAGGCTTCAACACCGCCAACGTCACCAACATGAGCACCATGTTCCAGAGCTGCCATAGACTCTCCTCGGTCAAACTCTCGAGTTTCAACACCGCCAAGGTGACCACCATGCGTGGCATGTTCAGCGACTGCCCATCACTCGCGTCGTGGACCGCCCCGAGCGACTTCACCACCCCGCTCGTCACCGATATGAGCTCCATGTTCGACGGCTGCACCAACCTCACGACGCTTGACATCTCAAACTTCGACACCAGCAAGGCCATGTCGTCGATGACCAACCTGCTGCCCAACGGCTTGCGCAAGCTGAAGCTCGGGGCCAGCACGAAACTGGCCAGCAACGCGTTCGCCGACGTCGACAGCACCATCAACTGGGAAGAAATGTCGAGCCTTGACAACAGCGCGACCCACATCGGAACTGTTGGCAATCTGACCGCCCTGCAGACGCGCGCGGCTTCCAGCAACCCCGCCGGTTCGTATTGGGACTCAAGGTTCATGCCGAGTGGCGTGCAGCTCGCGATCAACGCGAACGGCGGCGTCACGAACTTCACCCCCGTCTCCTACGACACCACCACCGCGGCGGCGACCATCACCGTGCCGCAGGGCAACGTGCTCACCGCCAACATGTCCCAATACGTCTTTACCGGCTGGAACTCTTGCGCAAGCCCAGTCTCTTCGGCAAGCTGCAAACCCTACCAGCCCGGCGACACCATCACTGTGGCCCAAGGCGATTCCAACCCCGTCAGAACCCTCACGCTTTACGCCCAATGGGCCAAGGTGCCATGGCCCGTAATCGACAACAACACGCCAAGGGTTCACGCTCCCCTTGGCGCGAGCCCGACCGCGGACATCACCGTAACGAACACCCCGACCAAGCCCAACCCATTTGTTTCCAATGCGATGGCAAGCAGCGTCACCACCATCACCACGCCTCTGGGCTTTCATGCGACCGAAAACGGCATCGGCACATTCACCGAATCGGGCGTCCCGATAGCCCAAGTCCAGCCGGTAATGGGCCGCTCCTACACCATCAACGTGCTGACCACCATGACCGACCCGCTCACCGGCAACACCGTAACGGCCAGACCGATTTCGAAAAACGGCATGATGCCGTATTACAATATCACCTTCGACGCCAATGGCGGCACAGGCGCCCCCGCCGATATGTCCGGCTTCGCCGACGTGGACAACCACTACCGCACCACGGCTCCGATCCCCGCGGACGTCATCCCCGCCAAAGGCGAGCACGATATGTTCGCCGGCTGGTCCACCAGCCCTACAGCCACGCAACCGGACTACGCCTACAACCCCGGCACTTACGCGCCGACCTTCTGGCAATACGATAGCTCGCACCAATCAGCCAAGACCCAGACGCTCTACGCCGTGTGGCACGAGGCGAAGGCCCCCGTCATCAGCGAAGTGCACCGCGACCCAACGAGCCACCACGTCATCGCGACCGGCACCGCCCAGCCTTGGAACGCCATCGGCTCGCCCACCGTCACCGGCCATGCGAACACGGGGTTGCAAGTCAATATGGCGACGCTCGCCTCGGACGGGACACTTTCCATCGCCGGCATCGCTTCCGGCATCAAAACCTCAGTCGGCGGACATGTGGTCACCATACGTATACGCGCCTGCTCCGCCAACATACCCGGCCAGAACGGCACGGCACCCCCGGCAAAAATCGGCTGGAGCAACGATAACAACGACATTCCCGCAGGCTGCACCCAGGTCTTTGGGGTACCGTCCTCCTTTATTCAGGTTCCCATGTACCCTCTCTGGCTTGGCGGCCTCAATAATGAATGGTCCGCCAGCCTCAACGTCACCGGCAAACCGTACATCTGGGTTTACGCGCAAACGCAAGACGGCCCCATTGACGGGCCGCTCATGGTCACCCCGATCAACCAAGGTTCCGACAACTCCGTCAAGACCTGCGTCAAGGCGGCAGGCGCGGCCGTCGGCAACTACGTCTGCGGCACCGCGACCATGGATAACACGGCGGATTACGACGGGACCACCACCCACAGCTGGAGCCTAGACCTGCCTGAAAGCACCGCGTTCAACAGCGCCACCGGCTACGACGTCAGCTCGCACCTGTATATCGACGACACTTGGAGAAACAACGCCTCGGGAGGCGGGGGCGGAGGCGGCGGGAGCAGCCCGCTCAGCATCATCTCGCCCGAAGCGTTCCTCGGCGGCGGCTCACCGCCAACTTCGGCCCTGCCTTTTACCGGCGGTCTTTCCCGTCGCATCGCTTTGGCCCTGCTCGCCGTAGCCGTGGCCGCAACCGTGATCCTAGCCGCGTTCGTCGTCTTCCGCCGGCGCATCTTGCGAGGTCATGGTCGCCACGCCCGCAGCACACGATAA